Proteins from one Streptomyces sp. NBC_00289 genomic window:
- a CDS encoding histidinol-phosphatase — protein sequence MTEQQLPAWADPSVSPAALDAQGVSRRGLLRGAGLFGAAFALGSTAAPAAAAGRGLGGEDPHLAYLVGDHHIHSVYSHDAKYTFSQLAGAGARYGLDWMVFNEHSNFGHASYGAALEHKEILAARAENPRQLIFQGLEWYIPAAEHCTVFAAPGPHEVDLLTRFELAYDGKLLGYTEGSAGAADTARNEAHAVKAVQWLAEQRRTGYVDDVLVLANHPLRLGIDSPREIRGWRDAAPEIMIGMEGAPGAQGAALPGWRGSTSIRGEYENKPSAQSWAGYPADAYVTYGGFDWATATVGGLWDSMLAEGRLFSVTTNSDAHRVVFDTWKNGDWPAGQNFDTTGRLPDPVNTDTPQPGSDFWPGQFSRTHVGVARYGYRAVMAGLRAGRVWLDHGHLLDGLDVRLQRDCDHGRGVTLGGRLRVRKGEKLTLNVTVTTASRPNSQGVLPELAHVDVIRGAVRGAVADRDTWRAPDTRVVHTKDVRGRTGTYTLRVPLTAGDESFYVRLRGSDGNRNGTGYLGASVDPHGPIPHEPGDGDPWADTWFYSNPVFVDVVG from the coding sequence ATGACCGAGCAGCAGCTGCCCGCCTGGGCCGATCCGTCCGTCTCCCCCGCCGCCCTCGACGCGCAGGGCGTCTCCCGCCGCGGACTCCTGCGCGGCGCGGGCCTGTTCGGGGCCGCCTTCGCCCTCGGCTCGACGGCCGCGCCCGCGGCCGCCGCCGGCCGTGGCCTCGGCGGCGAGGACCCGCACCTCGCCTACCTCGTCGGCGACCACCACATCCACTCCGTCTACAGCCACGACGCCAAGTACACGTTCTCCCAACTGGCCGGCGCGGGCGCCCGCTATGGCCTCGACTGGATGGTGTTCAACGAGCACTCCAACTTCGGGCACGCCTCCTACGGTGCCGCGCTGGAGCACAAGGAGATCCTCGCGGCCCGCGCCGAGAACCCGCGCCAGCTGATCTTCCAGGGCCTGGAGTGGTACATCCCGGCCGCCGAGCACTGCACGGTCTTCGCCGCCCCCGGCCCGCACGAGGTCGACCTGCTCACCCGGTTCGAGCTCGCCTACGACGGCAAGCTGCTCGGCTACACCGAGGGCTCGGCCGGCGCCGCCGACACCGCCCGCAACGAGGCCCACGCCGTCAAGGCCGTCCAGTGGCTGGCGGAGCAGCGCCGGACCGGCTACGTCGACGACGTCCTCGTCCTCGCCAACCACCCGCTGCGCCTGGGAATCGACTCCCCGCGCGAGATACGCGGCTGGCGGGACGCGGCACCCGAGATCATGATCGGCATGGAGGGCGCGCCGGGCGCCCAGGGCGCGGCCCTGCCCGGCTGGCGCGGCTCGACGTCGATCCGCGGCGAGTACGAGAACAAGCCGTCCGCGCAGTCCTGGGCGGGATACCCGGCCGACGCCTACGTCACCTACGGCGGCTTCGACTGGGCGACCGCGACCGTCGGCGGGCTGTGGGACTCGATGCTCGCCGAGGGCAGGCTGTTCTCGGTCACCACCAACTCCGACGCCCACCGGGTGGTGTTCGACACCTGGAAGAACGGCGACTGGCCGGCCGGACAGAACTTCGACACCACCGGCAGGCTGCCCGACCCGGTGAACACCGACACCCCGCAGCCGGGCAGTGACTTCTGGCCCGGCCAGTTCAGCCGTACGCACGTGGGCGTCGCCCGCTACGGCTACCGGGCGGTCATGGCCGGCCTGCGCGCGGGCCGCGTGTGGCTCGACCACGGGCACCTGCTCGACGGGCTCGACGTCCGGCTGCAGCGCGACTGCGACCACGGCCGGGGCGTCACCCTCGGCGGCCGGCTGCGGGTGCGCAAGGGCGAGAAGCTCACCCTGAACGTGACCGTGACCACCGCCTCCCGTCCCAACTCCCAGGGCGTGCTGCCGGAGTTGGCGCACGTGGACGTGATCCGCGGTGCGGTGCGCGGCGCCGTGGCCGACCGTGACACCTGGCGGGCACCGGACACCAGGGTCGTCCACACGAAGGACGTCCGGGGCCGCACGGGGACGTACACCCTGCGTGTCCCGCTGACCGCGGGCGACGAGTCGTTCTACGTCCGGCTGCGCGGCAGCGACGGCAACCGGAACGGAACCGGTTACCTGGGCGCCTCCGTGGACCCCCACGGCCCGATCCCGCACGAGCCCGGCGACGGCGACCCGTGGGCCGACACCTGGTTCTACTCCAACCCGGTCTTCGTGGACGTCGTCGGCTGA
- a CDS encoding glycoside hydrolase family 2 TIM barrel-domain containing protein — protein MTSDPLLALRPWETPEVTSWGRLPMNAVDRRSGAHSLDGDWRFQLLPAPDAPVGGAWSSSYVPGVWTMQSIPGTDDLPQYTNVRMPFAEFPPRSPAANPTGVYERTVDVPAEWAGRRIVLQVGAAESVLLVHVDGRPVGVSKDSHLAAEFDLSEVVRPGARATVRLTVVKWSDASHIEDQDQWWHGGISRSVLLYATDPLHLADVTVRASRDGELRVDCRVRDAGGALPAGWYVSGELDGHLLTQDGEFDRANAEDERVSAFLGEARLRATIPEVRTWNAETPELYGLTVRLHRPDGTVADTSYHRIGFRDVEVSGRDLLVNGERVYIRGVNRHDFHPLTGRTVSHDDLRADLVLLKRFGFNAIRTAHYPNYPALYDLADELGFYVVDEADIESHDHAHEIADDPRYLNAFVDRVSRMVLRDKNHPSVIIWSLGNESDYGANHDAAAGWTRRHDRTRPIQYEGAAKLDWAATDDASDIACPMYAPIEDCVAHALSGRQTRPLIQCEYSHAMGNSNGTLAEHWAAIESTPGLQGGFIWEFWDHGILQRVSDGRPAGRAGAGLYEGGVAAPGHRWAYGGDFGETIHDGAFIADGVVFPDRTPKPALYEHREIAAPVRLECFRHEGVVIGNHQHFRGLDWLSADWELALADGGTLTAPAELPDLRPGETAAVPVPFTLPPDGGEAWLTLRVTTARDEPWAPRGTVVCLPQVRLRAPAPASSTVAPDRGVEVDGDGLLVHPLLTAAPTLSLWRAPTDNDELGHMALRWRSWGLDRLVRKVVDVRRAHGRVTVLAEYAAEVGVVRHVQVLTPVEGGLRVEESAELPDGLDDVARVGSVFETVAGLDLMEWYGQGPWESYPDRAFGAPVGHHRVPVDTLFTPYLRPQESGGRHGVRHFTLSAPDATGLTVTLDEPRQVSVTRHRAEDLTAVGHHDELVRRAGCVVHIDAAHRGLGTASCGPDTSPSHLVAPGVHRWSWTLRVL, from the coding sequence ATGACGAGCGATCCGCTGCTCGCCCTGCGCCCCTGGGAGACGCCTGAGGTGACCTCCTGGGGACGGCTGCCCATGAACGCCGTCGACCGGCGTTCCGGAGCTCACTCCCTGGACGGCGACTGGCGCTTCCAGCTGCTGCCCGCTCCGGACGCGCCGGTCGGCGGTGCGTGGTCGTCGTCGTACGTCCCCGGTGTGTGGACCATGCAGAGCATTCCGGGGACCGACGACCTTCCGCAGTACACCAACGTCCGTATGCCGTTCGCGGAATTCCCTCCGCGGTCTCCCGCCGCCAATCCGACGGGGGTGTACGAGCGGACGGTGGACGTGCCGGCCGAGTGGGCGGGACGGCGGATCGTGCTCCAGGTCGGGGCCGCCGAGAGCGTGCTGCTCGTGCACGTGGACGGACGGCCGGTCGGTGTCTCCAAGGACTCGCACCTGGCCGCCGAGTTCGACCTGTCGGAGGTCGTCCGTCCCGGCGCGCGGGCCACCGTACGGCTGACCGTCGTGAAGTGGTCGGACGCCTCGCACATCGAGGACCAGGACCAGTGGTGGCACGGCGGCATCTCCCGCTCGGTCCTGCTGTACGCGACGGACCCGCTGCACCTGGCGGACGTGACCGTCCGGGCGAGCCGGGACGGTGAGCTGCGCGTGGACTGCCGAGTGCGGGACGCGGGCGGCGCGCTGCCGGCCGGCTGGTACGTCAGCGGCGAGCTCGACGGCCATCTCCTCACCCAGGACGGGGAGTTCGACCGGGCCAACGCCGAGGACGAGCGCGTCTCCGCCTTCCTGGGTGAGGCACGGCTGCGCGCCACCATCCCCGAGGTGCGCACCTGGAACGCCGAGACACCGGAGCTGTACGGCCTGACCGTCCGGCTGCACCGCCCTGACGGCACGGTCGCCGACACCTCGTACCACCGCATCGGTTTCCGCGACGTCGAGGTCAGCGGCCGGGACCTGCTGGTGAACGGCGAGCGGGTCTACATCCGGGGCGTCAACCGGCACGACTTCCATCCGCTGACCGGCCGCACGGTCTCCCACGACGACCTGCGCGCCGACCTCGTCCTGCTCAAGCGCTTCGGCTTCAACGCGATCCGCACCGCGCACTACCCGAACTACCCCGCCCTGTACGACCTGGCGGACGAGCTCGGCTTCTACGTCGTCGACGAGGCGGACATCGAGTCGCACGACCACGCCCACGAGATCGCCGACGACCCGCGCTACCTGAACGCGTTCGTGGACCGGGTGTCACGGATGGTCCTGCGGGACAAGAACCACCCGTCGGTGATCATCTGGTCGCTGGGCAACGAGTCCGACTACGGCGCGAACCACGACGCGGCCGCGGGCTGGACGCGCCGGCACGACCGGACGCGGCCGATCCAGTACGAAGGGGCCGCCAAGCTCGACTGGGCGGCCACCGACGACGCCTCCGACATCGCCTGCCCCATGTACGCGCCGATCGAGGACTGCGTCGCCCACGCCCTGTCGGGCCGGCAGACACGGCCCCTCATCCAGTGCGAGTACTCGCACGCCATGGGCAACAGCAACGGCACGCTGGCCGAGCACTGGGCCGCCATCGAGTCCACCCCGGGTCTTCAGGGCGGCTTCATCTGGGAGTTCTGGGACCACGGGATCCTGCAGCGTGTGAGTGACGGAAGACCGGCCGGGCGCGCGGGCGCCGGGCTGTACGAGGGCGGCGTCGCCGCGCCCGGCCACCGCTGGGCGTACGGCGGCGACTTCGGGGAGACGATCCACGACGGCGCGTTCATCGCGGACGGCGTGGTCTTCCCCGACCGCACGCCCAAGCCCGCGCTGTACGAGCACCGGGAGATCGCGGCGCCGGTACGGCTGGAGTGCTTCCGGCACGAGGGTGTCGTCATCGGCAACCACCAGCACTTCCGCGGCCTGGACTGGCTGTCGGCCGACTGGGAACTGGCCCTGGCGGACGGCGGCACGCTGACCGCGCCGGCCGAACTGCCCGACCTGCGCCCCGGCGAGACGGCGGCGGTACCGGTGCCGTTCACGCTGCCGCCGGACGGGGGCGAGGCCTGGCTGACCCTGCGGGTCACGACCGCGCGGGACGAGCCCTGGGCGCCGCGCGGCACAGTGGTCTGTCTGCCCCAGGTGCGCCTTCGGGCGCCCGCGCCGGCGAGCTCCACCGTCGCCCCGGACCGCGGGGTCGAGGTCGACGGGGACGGTCTGCTGGTCCATCCCCTGCTCACCGCCGCCCCCACGCTGTCGCTGTGGCGGGCGCCCACCGACAACGACGAACTCGGGCACATGGCGCTGCGCTGGCGTTCCTGGGGACTCGACCGGCTGGTCCGCAAGGTCGTCGACGTACGCCGCGCCCACGGCCGGGTCACCGTGCTCGCCGAGTACGCCGCCGAGGTGGGCGTCGTCCGCCATGTGCAGGTCCTCACGCCGGTCGAGGGCGGGCTGCGGGTCGAGGAGTCCGCCGAGCTGCCGGACGGCCTCGACGACGTGGCGCGGGTCGGCTCCGTGTTCGAGACGGTGGCGGGCCTCGACCTGATGGAGTGGTACGGGCAAGGCCCCTGGGAGTCGTATCCGGACCGCGCCTTCGGGGCTCCCGTCGGCCACCACCGCGTGCCCGTGGACACGCTGTTCACCCCCTATCTGCGTCCGCAGGAGAGCGGCGGACGGCACGGCGTACGGCACTTCACGCTGTCGGCGCCGGACGCGACCGGGCTCACGGTCACGCTCGACGAGCCCCGTCAGGTCTCCGTGACCCGCCACCGCGCCGAGGACCTCACCGCCGTGGGGCACCACGACGAACTGGTCCGGCGGGCCGGCTGCGTGGTGCACATCGACGCGGCGCACCGGGGCCTCGGCACGGCCTCCTGCGGCCCCGACACGTCCCCCTCCCACCTCGTCGCACCGGGCGTCCACCGCTGGAGCTGGACCCTGCGCGTCCTCTGA
- a CDS encoding amidohydrolase family protein gives MNVDDLVAIDVHTHAEVSSKGHSSLADDLHDASSAYFKVEGKRKPTLEETAAYYRERGMAAVIFTVDAESATGTAPVPNEEVAEAAAANADVLIPFASIDPFRGKAGVKQARRLVEEYGVKGFKFHPSIQGFFPDDRSVAYDLYEVIEETGTIALFHTGQTGIGAGVPGGGGIRLKYSNPLHVDDVAADFPHLKIILAHPSFPWQDEALAVATHKPGVHIDLSGWSPKYFPPQLVQYANTLLKDKVLFGSDFPVLTPDRWLADFAKLPIKDEVRPKILKENAARLLGLTKP, from the coding sequence ATGAACGTCGACGACCTCGTGGCGATCGACGTCCACACGCACGCGGAGGTGTCCTCCAAGGGCCACTCCTCCCTGGCCGACGACCTGCACGACGCCTCCTCGGCCTACTTCAAGGTCGAGGGCAAGCGGAAGCCGACCCTGGAGGAGACGGCCGCGTACTACCGCGAGCGCGGGATGGCCGCCGTGATCTTCACGGTGGACGCCGAGTCCGCCACCGGCACGGCTCCCGTGCCCAACGAGGAGGTCGCCGAGGCGGCCGCCGCCAACGCGGACGTCCTCATCCCCTTCGCCTCCATCGACCCCTTCCGGGGAAAGGCGGGGGTGAAACAGGCCCGCCGCCTGGTCGAGGAGTACGGGGTGAAGGGCTTCAAGTTCCACCCCAGCATCCAGGGCTTCTTCCCCGACGACCGCTCGGTGGCGTACGACCTGTACGAGGTGATCGAGGAGACGGGGACCATCGCCCTGTTCCACACCGGCCAGACCGGCATCGGCGCCGGAGTGCCCGGCGGTGGCGGGATCAGGCTCAAGTACTCCAACCCGCTGCACGTGGACGACGTGGCGGCCGACTTCCCGCACCTGAAGATCATCCTGGCGCACCCGTCCTTCCCCTGGCAGGACGAGGCCCTCGCCGTCGCCACCCACAAGCCGGGCGTGCACATCGACCTGTCCGGCTGGTCGCCGAAGTACTTCCCGCCGCAGCTCGTGCAGTACGCCAACACCCTGCTCAAGGACAAGGTCCTGTTCGGCTCGGACTTCCCCGTGCTCACCCCCGACCGCTGGCTCGCCGACTTCGCGAAGCTGCCGATCAAGGACGAGGTACGGCCGAAGATCCTCAAGGAGAACGCCGCCCGCCTGCTCGGGCTGACGAAACCGTAA
- a CDS encoding MaoC family dehydratase, with amino-acid sequence MGITVNGLDELKKLAGSDLGTSGWIEVTQERVNTFADATGDHQWIHVDPEKAAAGPFGAPIAHGYLTLSLFIPLFTELLDVQGVTTKVNYGLNKVRFPAPLKVGSRIRLVAKLTEVEEVSGGVQITVDGAIEIEGGAKPAAVLQSLSRFYA; translated from the coding sequence ATGGGCATCACCGTCAACGGCCTGGACGAACTCAAGAAGCTCGCCGGCAGCGACCTCGGCACCAGCGGGTGGATCGAGGTGACGCAGGAGCGCGTCAACACCTTCGCCGACGCCACGGGCGACCACCAGTGGATCCACGTGGACCCGGAGAAGGCCGCCGCGGGACCCTTCGGTGCCCCGATCGCCCACGGCTACCTCACCCTCTCCCTCTTCATCCCGCTGTTCACCGAGCTGCTGGACGTCCAGGGCGTCACGACGAAGGTCAACTACGGGCTGAACAAGGTGCGTTTTCCCGCGCCGCTGAAAGTCGGTTCGCGTATCCGTCTGGTCGCCAAGCTGACCGAGGTCGAGGAGGTGTCGGGCGGTGTGCAGATCACCGTCGACGGCGCGATCGAGATCGAGGGGGGCGCGAAGCCGGCGGCTGTGCTGCAGAGCCTGTCGCGGTTCTACGCCTGA
- a CDS encoding MarR family winged helix-turn-helix transcriptional regulator, with protein MRELHADTGYLLYRLGLRSGQLFNACLQESGLRLRHYAVLRLLATSEGALQRELSVRLGYDPSAIVGLVDDLEKQGFAERRPSPDDRRSRIVVLTEDGRDFLRGTDEAGLRVTNELLDPLDPAERDTLHSLLRRIAGDGLA; from the coding sequence ATGCGCGAGCTGCACGCGGACACGGGCTACCTGCTGTACCGGCTGGGCCTGCGCTCCGGGCAGTTGTTCAACGCCTGCCTCCAGGAGTCGGGGCTGCGCCTGCGCCACTACGCGGTACTGCGCCTGCTCGCCACCTCGGAGGGCGCCCTGCAGCGCGAGCTGAGCGTCCGCCTCGGCTACGACCCGAGCGCGATCGTCGGTCTGGTCGACGACCTGGAGAAGCAGGGCTTCGCCGAGCGCCGGCCCTCCCCCGACGACCGCCGCAGCAGGATCGTCGTACTGACCGAGGACGGCCGCGACTTCCTGCGCGGGACCGACGAGGCAGGCCTGCGGGTGACGAACGAGCTCCTGGACCCGCTGGACCCGGCCGAGCGGGACACGCTGCACTCACTGCTGCGACGGATCGCGGGGGACGGACTCGCCTGA
- a CDS encoding SDR family NAD(P)-dependent oxidoreductase gives MPSIDLTGKAAVVTGSGRGLGLAYAHALAAHGASVVVNDVDETVAEQAVKSITEAGGTAVAEVVAVGTTEAADRLVARAVEEFGRLDVLVTNAGILRDRVLWKMTDEDFDAVLTTHLKGTFTCARAAAVRMREQGEGGSLILVGSPAGQRGNFGQTNYAAAKAGIAAMARTWSMELGRAGITVNAIVPVAATAMTETIPAFAPYVEAMKNGEPLPAFLRKGEGFGTPEDCAGLVPFLASEAARSVTGQAIGIGGDKVALWSHPQEIRAAYADGGWTPDALADAWSTSVGAELQTVGIPAPKFPEA, from the coding sequence GTGCCCAGCATCGATCTCACCGGGAAGGCCGCCGTCGTCACCGGCAGCGGCCGGGGACTCGGCCTCGCCTACGCCCACGCCCTGGCCGCCCACGGCGCGTCCGTGGTCGTCAACGACGTCGACGAGACCGTCGCCGAGCAGGCCGTGAAGTCCATCACCGAGGCGGGCGGCACCGCTGTCGCCGAGGTCGTCGCCGTCGGCACCACCGAGGCCGCCGACCGGCTCGTCGCCCGCGCGGTCGAGGAGTTCGGCCGGCTCGACGTCCTGGTCACCAACGCGGGCATCCTGCGCGACAGGGTGCTGTGGAAGATGACCGACGAGGACTTCGACGCGGTGCTCACCACCCATCTCAAGGGCACCTTCACCTGCGCCCGCGCCGCCGCCGTGCGGATGCGCGAACAGGGCGAGGGCGGCAGCCTGATCCTGGTCGGCTCCCCGGCCGGGCAGCGCGGCAACTTCGGGCAGACGAACTACGCCGCCGCCAAGGCCGGCATCGCCGCCATGGCTCGCACCTGGTCCATGGAACTGGGCCGGGCGGGCATCACCGTCAACGCGATCGTGCCGGTGGCCGCCACCGCGATGACCGAGACCATTCCCGCCTTCGCCCCCTACGTCGAGGCGATGAAGAACGGCGAGCCGCTGCCCGCGTTCCTGCGCAAGGGGGAAGGCTTCGGCACCCCTGAGGACTGCGCGGGCCTCGTCCCCTTCCTCGCCTCCGAGGCCGCCCGGTCCGTCACCGGCCAGGCCATCGGCATCGGCGGCGACAAGGTGGCACTCTGGTCCCATCCGCAGGAGATCAGGGCGGCGTACGCCGACGGCGGCTGGACCCCCGACGCCCTGGCCGACGCCTGGTCCACCTCGGTCGGCGCCGAACTCCAGACGGTGGGCATTCCGGCCCCCAAGTTCCCGGAGGCGTGA
- a CDS encoding long-chain fatty acid--CoA ligase, which yields MRNEGLGSWPARRARKTPHRTALIHGGQSTDYRTLYARTNRLAHALRLRGLRRGDRIAYLGPNHPSYLETLFAAGTLGAVFVPLNTRLAGPEIAYQLADSGAKALVYGPGHAGLVAGLPGHTDVRTYVEVGAEYEEALASAPAEPIDEPVAPDDTCIIMYTSGTTGRPKGAMLTHGNLTWNAVNVLVDTDLIADERALVSAPLFHTAGLNMLTLPVLLKGGACVLVDAFDPRGTLELIEEHRITFMFGVPAMFDQVARHPRWKDADLSSLRILTCGGSPVPTPLIAAYQERGLTFLQGYGMTEASPGTLFLDAEHAVTKAGSAGVPHFFSDVRVVRPDLSPVDVDETGEVVVRGPHVMPGYWGLPEETAASFADGWFRSGDAARIDEDGYVHIVDRIKDMIISGGENIYPAEIEDLLLAHPDVVECAVIGVPDDKWGEVPWAVVVPREGARLDADEVLASLAGRLAKYKIPKSVVLAEELPRTASGKLLKSRVRKRYGTNS from the coding sequence ATGCGCAACGAGGGACTCGGGTCCTGGCCCGCACGCCGGGCCCGCAAGACCCCGCACCGCACCGCCCTGATCCACGGCGGGCAGTCGACCGACTACCGCACACTGTATGCACGCACCAACCGCCTCGCCCACGCCCTGCGCCTGCGGGGCCTGCGCCGCGGCGACCGGATCGCCTACCTCGGCCCCAACCACCCCTCCTACCTGGAGACCCTCTTCGCCGCCGGCACGCTCGGCGCGGTCTTCGTCCCGCTCAACACCCGCCTGGCCGGCCCGGAGATCGCCTACCAGCTGGCCGATTCCGGCGCCAAGGCCCTCGTCTACGGCCCCGGACACGCGGGCCTGGTCGCCGGCCTGCCCGGCCACACCGACGTGCGGACGTACGTCGAGGTCGGCGCCGAGTACGAGGAGGCCCTGGCATCGGCGCCGGCCGAGCCGATCGACGAGCCGGTCGCCCCCGACGACACCTGCATCATCATGTACACCTCGGGCACGACCGGCCGTCCCAAGGGCGCCATGCTCACCCACGGCAACCTGACCTGGAACGCGGTCAACGTCCTGGTCGACACCGACCTGATCGCCGACGAACGCGCCCTGGTCTCCGCCCCGTTGTTCCACACGGCGGGCCTGAACATGCTCACCCTGCCGGTGCTGCTCAAGGGCGGCGCCTGCGTCCTGGTCGACGCCTTCGACCCGCGGGGGACCCTCGAACTGATCGAAGAGCACCGGATCACCTTCATGTTCGGCGTACCGGCGATGTTCGACCAGGTGGCCCGGCATCCGCGCTGGAAGGACGCCGACCTGTCCTCGCTGCGCATCCTGACCTGCGGCGGCTCCCCGGTACCGACACCGCTGATCGCCGCCTACCAGGAACGCGGACTCACCTTCCTCCAGGGTTACGGCATGACGGAGGCGTCCCCCGGCACGCTGTTCCTGGACGCCGAACACGCGGTCACCAAGGCGGGCTCGGCCGGAGTGCCCCACTTCTTCAGCGACGTACGGGTGGTACGGCCCGACCTGAGCCCGGTGGACGTCGACGAGACGGGCGAGGTCGTGGTCCGCGGACCGCACGTCATGCCCGGCTACTGGGGGCTGCCCGAGGAGACGGCCGCCTCCTTCGCGGACGGCTGGTTCCGCAGCGGCGACGCGGCCCGGATCGACGAGGACGGATACGTGCACATCGTCGACCGCATCAAGGACATGATCATCTCGGGTGGCGAGAACATCTACCCCGCCGAGATCGAGGATCTCCTCCTGGCCCATCCGGACGTCGTCGAGTGCGCGGTGATCGGCGTGCCGGACGACAAGTGGGGCGAGGTGCCGTGGGCGGTGGTGGTGCCCCGTGAGGGCGCCCGGCTCGACGCGGACGAGGTGCTCGCCTCCCTGGCCGGCCGGCTCGCCAAGTACAAGATCCCCAAGTCGGTGGTGCTGGCGGAGGAGCTTCCCCGCACCGCCTCCGGAAAGCTCCTCAAGTCCCGGGTGCGCAAGCGCTACGGCACCAACTCATAG
- a CDS encoding LamG-like jellyroll fold domain-containing protein codes for MCTSHEHDQGEAAQAGAGRRGFLRATALLGAAAAAGVALPDAAEAAPEAAARWRPDPDSRRFTLAVMPDTQYLFDGPSIDKAPFEASLRYLLEHGRDDNIVFLSHLGDLTENGAPAECAAIGEAFGLLDRRGVGYSVLAGNHDVRSSTDDQRGSTPYLDTFGPARFEDRPTFGGASPDGYNTFHLFRAAGRQWMVLALDWRLSAAGYAWAKGVLAAHPRTPVILTTHELVVEDDTLSPYGQQLWDGLVAGHDQIFLTLNGHYWPAGRATRENAAGHDVHLHLTNYQNRYFGGAAMIRLYRFDLDRDTIDVETVSPWILGRAARGLNELERQEIELSGDADRFSVDIDFAARFAGFDPVPARAARPVSTTLVRGTVAYWRFDGHADGSAVSGTIRDLSGRGNDLRVVTVGGGALTWSSDHHPDQPGHGSLEFQGFKSPLKGAWLRTVDGAPLNSATFEAGYTIEAFYRLPADWDASHNAWSGLVSRTGTGGAAGKTADDPDEPLATLSLSDGPGPQWAVRPLNQQGIATNWGDETAREQWWHVAVVNDGAHTTLYVQGCPVARNPHAPAVGLTSLGLPWLLGGYEYAGQIDQILHGRLGDVRIAERALPVTSFMNH; via the coding sequence GTGTGTACTTCGCATGAGCACGATCAGGGCGAGGCCGCTCAGGCCGGCGCCGGAAGACGCGGTTTCCTGCGGGCCACCGCGCTGCTCGGCGCGGCCGCCGCGGCCGGGGTCGCGCTGCCGGACGCCGCCGAGGCGGCACCGGAGGCGGCGGCCCGGTGGCGGCCCGACCCGGACAGTCGCCGCTTCACGCTCGCCGTCATGCCCGACACGCAGTACCTCTTCGACGGGCCGAGCATCGACAAGGCGCCCTTCGAGGCGTCCCTGCGCTACCTCCTGGAGCACGGCAGGGACGACAACATCGTCTTCCTGTCCCACCTCGGCGACCTCACGGAGAACGGTGCGCCGGCCGAATGCGCCGCGATCGGCGAGGCGTTCGGGCTGCTGGACCGGCGGGGTGTCGGCTACAGCGTGCTGGCCGGCAACCACGACGTGCGGTCCTCGACCGACGACCAGCGCGGCTCGACGCCGTACCTGGACACCTTCGGACCGGCCCGGTTCGAGGACCGTCCGACGTTCGGCGGGGCCTCGCCCGACGGCTACAACACCTTCCACCTCTTCCGCGCCGCCGGACGGCAGTGGATGGTCCTCGCGCTGGACTGGCGGCTGTCGGCCGCGGGGTACGCGTGGGCGAAGGGTGTGCTGGCCGCGCACCCGCGCACGCCCGTCATCCTCACCACGCACGAGCTGGTCGTCGAGGACGACACGCTGTCGCCGTACGGGCAGCAGCTGTGGGACGGGCTCGTCGCCGGCCACGACCAGATCTTCCTCACCCTCAACGGGCACTACTGGCCCGCCGGCCGCGCGACCCGCGAGAACGCGGCGGGGCATGACGTACACCTCCACCTGACGAACTATCAGAACCGGTACTTCGGCGGCGCGGCGATGATCCGCCTCTACCGCTTCGACCTGGACCGCGACACCATCGACGTGGAGACGGTCTCCCCGTGGATCCTGGGGCGCGCCGCGCGGGGGCTCAACGAGCTGGAGCGGCAGGAGATCGAACTCAGCGGTGACGCCGACCGGTTCTCCGTCGACATCGACTTCGCGGCCCGCTTCGCCGGCTTCGACCCGGTGCCCGCGCGAGCGGCCCGGCCCGTGTCGACGACGCTGGTCCGCGGCACCGTCGCGTACTGGCGCTTCGACGGCCACGCGGACGGTTCGGCCGTGTCCGGCACGATCCGCGACCTTTCGGGGCGGGGCAACGACCTCCGCGTGGTCACGGTGGGCGGCGGCGCGCTGACCTGGTCCTCGGACCACCACCCCGACCAGCCGGGCCACGGCAGCCTGGAGTTCCAGGGCTTCAAGTCGCCGCTCAAGGGCGCCTGGCTGCGTACGGTCGACGGCGCGCCCCTCAACTCCGCCACGTTCGAGGCCGGTTACACCATCGAGGCGTTCTACCGGCTGCCCGCCGACTGGGACGCCTCGCACAACGCCTGGTCGGGTCTGGTCAGCCGCACCGGTACGGGAGGAGCCGCCGGCAAGACCGCGGACGACCCGGACGAACCGCTCGCCACGCTGTCCCTCTCCGACGGCCCCGGACCGCAGTGGGCGGTACGGCCGCTCAACCAGCAGGGAATCGCCACCAACTGGGGTGACGAGACGGCCCGGGAACAGTGGTGGCACGTCGCGGTCGTCAACGACGGGGCGCACACCACCCTGTACGTCCAGGGCTGCCCGGTCGCCCGCAACCCGCACGCGCCCGCGGTCGGCCTCACCTCGCTCGGACTGCCCTGGCTGCTCGGCGGCTACGAGTACGCCGGACAGATCGACCAGATCCTGCACGGACGGCTCGGTGACGTCCGCATCGCCGAACGGGCGCTGCCCGTCACCTCCTTCATGAACCACTGA